The window ACTTGACAATGGTTGTGATCATGTTACTTCTATGGTTAGCAAAGTAAACTGCAGCTGAATTATACAAGTAGAGCAATGTAGTATAGTGCATGTAAGATTGTGGTGTCATCAAAACAGGGATGCATCAAACTAGTTCATGTGTTAATAATTTATGATATGAAACAATCTATTTAATCAGTGCCTGTGTATTTCAATTAGTGGTTGCTGCTTGCTTATGTGCTGCTCTGTTTCTTTCTGTGTAAATGTGGTGCTAGTTCTGTCCTTGTAGTGTCGTGCCAGTGCAGTGCACAACTGCATATATATGTCTTTTACACATATTTGCTCTGACTGTGCTATAGGTCTTGTTGATGATTTGCACATAAACCTAACTGTTTGTCGCACTATAGATGCTATATAGCAAGCTGGAATGGTTTCGAATGTGCATGGTATTGACATTTTATTCATGTATTAAAATATTTGACAACCTCAACAAGTAGAGGAGCAAGTTCAAGTACGAAAGGTGCATGGTCTTGGCTTTCAGTTTGGATTGGATTATaaacatttattttatttccttttcttccTAGTACGTTATGTTCCTGTTAGCTCTTCATAAGTGCAGCCTACACTTAGCTTTAATAAAAGACTTCTTCACTTGCTTGGTggataacaacatgtgtgtgtcgtGAACTGAAGTTTCCTTTTGGTTTGTAAACTTGTTCATGCTGCCCAAGTGTTTGTGTATTTCAGTTAGTGGTTGCTGCCTTCTTAAGTGACTGTGTACTGCAACCATCTAGTTAGTATAACTTAGTTCATGATTTAAGTTGTCATACAAAATTAAATATGTTCTCTGTACATGTTAGCTTATAATTTTAGGAAATGATTCACTATGACTGGTGAGATCCATTTATAGATCATTTAGAGTTTCTAATTTCTATTCCAGTCAGTTTTCATTAATGTGTTCTTGCAACAAAAAAACATTGTCTTAAACTCTTAATATTATATCTAAGGACTGCATTTATGAGTATGTCTCCAGTTATTCTAATTTCCTTCATGAATACAGCTTCTGAGAAGAAATCGTTCCAGGTACTGGGCGTAGTGGTGATGGAGACATAGACTTGTAAGACCCTTGGGTGGGCGAACGCCCTTGAGCACCTCCACTTGAACTTCTGGTGAGCAAGTCTGTAAGGAACCACCCCAGGACAGTTCCAGTCATATTAGTCTTTTCTTATCAGCTAGCTTTGCATCGTCTGCTTCCttcttgtttttgacatattcAAGATGATGAATTTTCAGATTACCTTGCAGCTTGTTTAGGCTCCGCAACTGTTTTAGCTCATGCCCATGTTTTGTCCTTACTTGAGATACAGCAAGTTCTTGTAGTAATGTTAAACTACCGATGTTCGGAACTTGCATTGCAAAGCTATAAATATGACGCTTACTGCTAGTTTTCTACATGTAGTGCTAGTTCTGTACATGCAGTTTAGTGCTCGTCATACTTAGATTTTTCCTATGAAGTGATGATTTTTTTTGCTACCACGTAAAGTTGTGAAGGTGGTTGGTCATGACAAATTTTCATTTGCCATGAAAACTATGGGTATAGGGCATTGGATGGCAATCATTTAATTTTTCTTgcctttttttaattatgttcatgTTACATTTAATTGCAGCCTATACTTGGCAATAAGAAAAGTCATGAGCTGTAGTTTACCTTTTGGTTTGAAAGCTTGTACATATCACAGTTTTGCCTTTCACCGTTGTTCATTAAAATCTCCTATATTTTTCTATTGTATAGGTGAATGGAACATTCCAAGCCCAAGGGAATGCACTCCATTAACAGAATCTTCCCATGATGGAAGACCATCCTCATGCTACTCATGTGGATGAGCATAGTTCTACTCCAACATTTAGAAATTCCAGTAGTATAATTAGTTGTTAATATTGTGAAATAGGGTGCAGGTAGGCTCTCTTTGTCAATTGCTTCTCTTGGCAATTTAGGAATCAACCAGTATCCGTGTTTCGTATTTGGTGACACCTCCTGTTAAGTTAAGGCTCCATGAATCATGACTTGGATATGAATATGTAGATCTTGTGAATAACGAGATTTAAATAAATTGGATGGGTACATTGTGACCTAGGAATTGGATGTGATTTTAAACCGTGTTATATGATCTTTGTGTATACATGAATGTGAAATGATTTGGCATGTGGCTTTGAATATATATACCGCTTTCCAATAATATTTTTATTTGCTCTTGGTTCATTCCTGAGGACCGTTTTAATTCTTTCCCGACGAAGCCAGCCGTCATGGATATGTAGAGCTCATTCCTGAAGGTATGGTCCTTAGTGCCACTAGCTGTCAGGAAACATAACATGTTCCCAACGGCCAGTTTTCTGACGGTATCTCCTGACGGTGAGGCCGTCAGGAATATGAATTTGGGTGGCTCCAGGCACTTGTCAGGAAACGCCGTCAGGAAAATCTGTTCGTGACGGGTACCGTCAGGAACGGCGATCTTTCCTGACAAGCTGTTGCTGACGGGAGTTTCCTAGCGGTGGGGTATCATTCCTGACAAAATCGCTTCGTTCCTGACGGATTTTGGCCGTCAGGAAAAAGTCAGTTTGGGGTAGTGCGACCGCTCCTTCATCCGGCGCTACCGCAGGCTCAACACCCCACCCTTCCTCTGTttccttggtgacgaaggagtcttCCACGCTATCGTCACGCCACACCCCTCCGCGTCGGCAGCCAGCGCCGTCACCCTTGCCGCcgactcctccttctccttcctaccCGGTCCCGCCTCCTACTGGGCGGTCCAGGACGTCCGGGACGGCCGGGTCCTCCTCGAAAGATACCCCAAGTTTGAAGTCATCTTCAGGGAGGTGGCGGTGTGCGACCCCTTGCACCGACGGTACCTCCAGCTCCCCCCAATCCCTGGTGACCTAGCCGAGTCCGTGGACGACGCACTCTGGACAGAACCACAGGCCTTCCTCGCTTCTTTTGGCGACGAGGAAGAGACATCATTCAGCGTGGTCTGGATGGTGCAATGTTAAACTAAGACGTTTGCCTTTGTCTTCTCTTCCAACATCGGACAATGGCGAGCCATTTCATCCCAGAGCTGGAGCGATTTATTTGCTGGCTTGCCGCTGCCGACAAGGATGTCTTGCTTATTCACGCGCCAATACGCCTATGGGTGCTTCTATTGGGTGACAATTTTGAGGGACAATTTGTTGGTGCTTGACACCCCGAAGATGGAGTTCTCCATTGCAGAACCCCCACCCGAAGCCAGAGGTATTCCTGGTGTGGATATAGCCATTGTGGAGGTTATGCTTGGGATGTTCGTGTGTGCCGAAGTCACAAATTACCTTAGCTATACCATTAGGCAAAACAACTTTGGGAGTTCCAACCAATGGCAGTTGGAGATGACAATCCCAGTGGATTCTAGGTACTTGTTCATGGGCTCAATGGGAAGGCACTTGTTCCTACATAGGTCGCGAAAGCCACCGGATGCACACTGTTTCTCTCTTGACGTCAACACATTCCAGATTGAGGGGGTGTTTGTTTCAGATGTCTGCTACCCCAACGCGCACACATATAGCAACTTCCCACCATCGTTGTTGTCGACACCGACAATATCAAGTGGTAAACTTTATGCTGCATCCTAGTTTCCCCTTCTGTTCGTAGTTATCACACACCTACTCATATGTTTGATACTTCACTATCGTGTGAGTGCAGAGTTTGGTCGTTGTTACCTTTCAGCTCAGGACATGCCAGTGATTTAATTGTTTATTTGTTCTAGTTGTCTTTTCAACTTTCAATGGAGTCAGATTAGTAGAAGAAAATATCTCACATAGTGCGAGACAGAAATAGTACTGGTTCACTTTTAGAGGCATCGTGGAATTGAAAAGGCAATGGGTTGCAAGAATTGTTTTGTTTTTATGGCCAAGCTAATGGGAGGACATTGTTTCAAGTTCGCATTAGTTTGTTTTACCTTAGAAATATTTAATACAGTCAAGCAGGACATATGTTGTCCCCATTTTTGCTTTAATAGATATAAGGAGGCAGGAAAATCGTATTTGGTCATCACTAGACCTAAACCGCAGCTCAACTGTTTGATTGAAACCAGCAGCACGAGAGCCTAGAGGCAGTGCACCCATATTTTTTTTACTGTTTATGAACATTTTAAACTGTCCACCTACCTCTATCTCAGATTGACTAGGGACTGTGGTGCGCCTTTGCACGCTTCTTGATGTGTTTTTTTCACCCTGTGATGACTCATGAGAATGTGGTAACTAGTGCTCCTGGCCGACTTTGGTTATTTGTTAGTTTGGTACTGTAACAAAGACTCCAAAATTTGCAGAGCTGAAAATCAAACTTATTCATAAGTCTTAGTTCAGATGAATACAAAAAATACTACCTTTTGTTCCTCTTATTCACAAGTTGTTGAGATACTGGACAGGTTTTGGAAACAGGGCTGATAAGGAGAAGCTGGAACAAGGCGTTGCTGCAAGATCAAGCGCACAGTGACCACGGCCAGAGTAGTGCAGATACGAATGTTGGAGATCAGGCAGTGTTGAGGACTTCGTGGGATGCTGGTGATGTAACTCGCGAATTAACCACTAGGTTGTTCCACAGTAGGGTTCTTTTGGTTTTGTTTGGTTGTAATGTGGCCATCTAGAATCAACCTGGAATTTATCTCGTGCCTTGATTTGACAATGATTGTTATGTTTGCTTGTCGGTTAGGTAGCGAGAACATTAACAACGTTTAGTTTCTCAGCAGGTTAACTAAGAAGAAAGGCCCTCTGAGAAATGTACAAATGCCCTTCAAAGTGCTCCCTTGTCATGTTCGGCAAGGTCGCTGTCGACCGGAGATGGCTGCGGTGATGGAACGAGTTGGCGGCGGCAAGGCATATCTATTGTACCGGTCGGGATTATGTACTTCTGGGTTTAACGACGCCGGAGGTTGTTACACCCAAAAAACTTGTGTTTTGTACCAAAGGACTACACAAATCTCAAAAAGAAAGAGCCAAAGGATTACACATGCAAGAATAACACTTCCTACTATATATAATCTGTAGGAAAATGCATTCCACTTTAGATCATTCAGTTTTGATTATGAAAGAACCACATACTTGAAAATATATTCCATTTAATACAGTACTACATGTATTTTCAAGGCTTCTTTGCCTCCCGCGTCATCCCTCCAGTATGATGGTTCACTCGTCACTTCTTTAGTGCGGTTTTGGGCGCCTTCGCGGAGGCCTCTTCAAGGTCACCCATTAGGATCGGGGGTGGCAACGGTGGTTGCTAGGAAGGCCGCACTGCCCCCCTTAACTTTGTCCGATGGGGAACATCCGGTGGTAGTGGAGGTGGGAACAACTTCCGGATCCTAGAAGCCCACCACTGGACCCTAAATGATAGGGAGCTCGCCGTTTCAGTGCGAGTGGGTCCTTCTTCACGTACTCGAGGCCGTACATCGCCAAAATTCCCAACAGTTGGGCAGCAATGTCGGCAAAGTTTGGTAGCGGAGGCATTGGTGGCGCTAGTATACTTACTGCCCTTACCCATCCAGGAGTTGACGTGGTGGATGCAACAATGGCGGCAGGGCAGGCAGTGCCGACGGCAGGAAGAACTCCTCCGCGTGGTCTTCCATAAGACATGCGGGCGGAGGCAGTGGTGGTCCCAACAGACTTATCCCCCTTTACTTCCTCGGGTGTTGATACGTCAAATGCGGCAAGGGCAGCAAGGAGGGAAGTGGCAGATCTATTCCTTCTAGTAGGAGCAGAGGAAGTGAGTAGCAGCAGAGTAATAGTGGGAATTGAGTGTGTGTGGGGGTTGCTTAGGCTTTCTAGAGTGGTGAAAGGACGGCTGGCGGTTCGAATTTTAAAACCACCTCCAATGTTCACAAACTACATGTGGTTTTGGAAATGCAAACGCCTCCGGAGCTTTCTACACACCGACTAACCagtgggggtgggggtggagggGTTGACTTCATTCTGTTTGGTCAGAGCCGCTTCCGGGGCACGCTGTTAATGCTCATTTTTTTCACCAGTATAAATACGGAGTAATATACTATACAATATATCATCTCTTCCTCACTTCATATTTCCTATTTCCCACATTTCGAACATTTCCTAGTTTCGTACATTTTTTCCATAATATTCTTTTTTACTGCTATGTTATCTCTCAAATAGTTTTCCTACTTCTGTTTACTACAAGATCATTTTGAGGGAGATTCCAAATTGATTTTTATTTATTCTTCATCTTCTTAAAAAGGGATTTATGTAGATTTTCTCTTGAATGATTTTTCTTCTTTATCAACTGGGTTGCTCCGTGTGAGAAACTACTGCCATGTCGTTGGTCTAATTTCTTCGACTGGATGGGTGGCCAAATCAATCCAATTTCTAAGCTTAAGTGCCAAGTTTTTTCCGGCTTCAGAGCATATATTGAAAATTTAAACTTGGCCGGTTTCCCAGGCTTGGATATAAATGATTTGCTTAACTGATTGTAATTTCAAGACATGCTAATTTTCCTTACCTCCAGAGTGAAGGAAGGATACATGTGTTGTCAACCAGAAGTTCTCTAGTGCACAGAGACTCGTGCATACATCATCGATCATGTGCAGTGATGATGATTCCAAGTCTTTATAAATAACAAGTGTGTTTTAGTTTGTGAAAGATGATTATAATAACCCAAACAAAAAGCAACAACGTTGTTCTGGTCCCATCTGATCATCTTGGCGATTGACGTCTCACAAGCCTTGTGGAGCTATTTGGTTTTTTGACTTCACATATATTGCATTAGTTTCATATAAATAATTGAAATAAGAATCATATTTTTGTTGACTCACCCACATGTTTCTACCTATCTATTTCATGTCGGAAAATAATCAACACCAATTTTTTTCTTGACATATGTATCACTTTCAATAACATACAGTAGGACACTCTTCTCCTACTATTTCTTTTAAAAACTACCAAGTGTTAAGTTGTTTCTCCATTATGCATTGACTAATTTGTACTGCATTGGTAGCAATTTGGTGTATGGTTGGTGATACGGCAGGTGAGCAATTCACACTAAGAACGTCACAATTCTTCAAAAGAAAGAACTCGTTGACATGAATGGCACATGCAGTAGAAATAACTGGACGCAACAGCAGGCATGCGAAGTCTGTCTCGAAATAGGCTTTCACAAGGCATGTGAAGTTTGTTGAAGGAATAATGTCCAGGCCACCCTCTATGTTCATTCACTCGCTGATCTTCTATAAATAACCAGGTTCACGTGTAGCACAATCATGTGTAGTAGCTACAGGGAGAACGACCAAGTGCAGGAAGGGAGCAAAAATGATGAGGACGATTAGTCGTTGGCACTCACATGGTAAAATCTCCTAGGGCATGAGATGCGTTGGGAATTTGATTCAGAGTGGAAAAGAACCGTCTGGTCTAGAGTTGCGTTCTAGAGCTAGGAGGCAAAAGTACACTAGCTCAACGTATTCAAGTTGGTTTTGTCTAGACAATGCCGATTCGATAGATTCATCGAGGTAGTGTTGTATGAGTTGAACGTACCAATGTGAGAGGAAATCAATGTCACATTATTAGGGAATTTAGAGTCGACAATATTAGAGAATCTGCAAAATATGGGAAGAGTTCACAAACCAGAGGCCAAATTTTTCAAGAGATAATCAGCCAAGCAGGATATTTTTTTATAAGCAGCCTTCAGTTGATGTACCTACTCATTGGAATTTCACATACTTCAATCAGCTATACCTTTTAGAAGTTCATTTAATGTTTTAGAACAACAAGACAAGAAATACAAATATGCTCCTTCACTCGCTGAATGGAAAATGGCTGAAGATGTATGCATGTTGCTAAAGGTGTTTTACAACAGTAACCAAACTTGTATCTAAAGTATCACACTAGCCATCTCTACTTCCGGATCAGATGATGGCGAGGTTCCTGCGTCGTCACCCCCGTGGGGGCATCATCTTTGAGACTGTACATCGGCTGGAGGGACAAGTGTTTGGCTTCGTGGCTGGGCGCAGGTCTCTGTATTCTTCTCGTGGGGTGACCAAGGTTGAGTGGCATGCCATCTACAGTATCAATGCCGGTGAGTCTTGGTGGCAAGGTGCAGCAGGGTCTCGGTGTTGGATACCGTTTGATGGGCACGCAGTAGGCTTGGAATTGCCCAACGTCGTGGTGGTGTCGACGGCAGAAGGGTCTGGCAAGATCAGTGCATTGATTGCTCCTGAAGATAGCATTGCGGAATAAGGCGGCAACAAATTCTATCGCCTGCGCATGCGGTGCATGCTGAGGATCTACTAGACCGGTTCGTGCTCCCGGCTAGCCGGCGGGCGGCTTAGTGAGGCCACATGATTTCTTGGGGTGCATCAATCTTGTAGGTAGGGTGACAACTTTCGTCAGGAAGGTGTCTCTGGGTCAATCTATGTTTTTATTTTGTAAGGCCTTGTTGAATAATGCAATAAAGATGGTTGTGTGCATCGGCGATGCAGAGACTGAGGGTaatcctcctttcaaaaaaaaagcaaaggaaatcaaGTTAAATGTGTAATGGAAAGAATCCTACTGGGCAATTTGTGTTCCCGTGGTATTCGATCAGACATTCAGGTTCGATCTTCTTAAATATCTCTTAAAGGACTTTGGATGTGAGACCAATGCTGATAAATGGATGCACAAATTGAAGAAAGCAATTCAAATGTTCTTAGGTGATTACTCTTTAGAGATTTCCTCTCATCACCAAAAAGAAGATCCTGGGAGTCCTCATGCTCAAGAGATGGAAGAGGAGGATGATCCACTTGCAGAATGGGGCATGATATTAGTCAAAGAAATGCCAATCAAATAGTGAGTTGGATCAATATTTGAAAGAAGATTTGTGTCCGCGGAAAAAAGTTGGATATATTTACAATGGCGGGAAACCAACTCAACCAAGTACCTGGTTTTCTCTAGGATAGCCCACAGCATATTGGCTATTCCGGCGTCCATAGTGCCATCCGAATATGCTTTTAGTTCTGAGGAACATATCAGTAGTGATTACATTAATAACCTCTCTTGCTCCACCACAGAGGCTTTGATTTTCCTACAGGACCGGCACGTGACAGCCAGTTAAAAGTTTTTTTTCATGGATGTTGATAACCACAATTAATTTTCTGATTGATGTGTTTTGTGTTTTGTGTACCGAGAAAGATACAAAGACACATTATTAGAGCCAGAGGGGGAAGATCAAGGTATGTGGAGGTTGTTTTCTAGAGTAATTATTGGCACTGCTACTTGGCTAATGTTGTTTTCCGAATCAGTAATGATCATTTTTGTTAGCATGtgtgttttttttttcaaatctcTCAGGTTATTCTGAAGCTTGATTTTCCATGTATCATGCACATCATTTGTTTTAAGCTGTTAGCTTCCTTGTATGTTTTGTCCTAAGCGATTTGCCAAGGGTTAAGCATCTGAATATCTGCATTTTGGTTGTGCATAATTTTGGGAAATTAGACAGCTGTTGAGGAGAAATTAGACATCTGAATATCTGCATGGAGGCCCTGCAAGCTGAAGGGGATGGCGCCTACTAAGGCTGCGCTGCACCTTCAAAATAGACATGTGGTATGCAGTACGGTCCTTTTGGTTGTATTTGGAATTAAGGACAAAAGCCAATACCTTTCGTTAAAACAACAGGTATCTGAAACCTATCAATTTGCTCTGTTCTGTTAATTGTGCTGCATCGGATTGCTACTTTATCTGAATGTCAATCTGTTGTTTATTCATAAATCTGAGCCTGGTTCGCTGACAGTTGTAGGGTGTGtttagaatgtgcatcatgtctTAAAAGAGATACTCCTATTTTACCTTTCTTGTTTTAGAACACTCACACGGTGCGTATGTGTTTTTGATTCCAGCCCTAGGATGGTCAAAATGATGCCCATATGTGCGTTACAACTTAGAATGAAAAATTGAAGTGCCCGGAGAAAACATGGAAATGTTCCATAATGTCAAAAATATATATTTGTCCATTCTAGGAGAGTCTCAGCTGATTTGTATCAGCTGATTGGGAGAAACATCGACTTCAATTTTCACCTGCAAATTTGGACAGAAATTTCATATTTCCAGATTTTCATTGAAACAGTTCCAGAAATAAGAATAACATATATGCTTAATCTGGGAAAGTTTGAGCGAAGTTAGATCATTTGTTTTAGAGTTTTCATGCTTCTGAACATTCAGTTACAAAATTTGACTGAATTTTGACAGAAAATTTTGAAACATATGCAGAAATTGAATAATACATGTATGAGTAATCTGGGGAAGTTTCAGACCATTTGGATCATTGTTTTGAGTGATTCATGCTTCTGAACTTTCAGCTTCAAATTTTGGCATGGAGAACAGGGGGCTTTCTATTCAGTTTTTGTTCGctgaattatactccctccgttcctaaattttTGTCTTTCTagtgatttcaacaagtgactacatacggagcaaaatgagtgaatctacactctaaaatatgtctatatacactccctccgtttggaattacttgtcgcagacatggatgtatctagacgtattttagttctagatacatccattttcgcgacaagtaattccgaacggagggagtatttaggaacggagggagtaattaataaGTGCATGACAGGTGGGTCCAAAGAAGTGAAAAGATGGTCAATTCGATCCTTTTTAACAGAAAGTGTAACGTAAGTGCTGGCAGGAGTGTAGAAGGATTGGCAAAGTTTCTATCCCTTATACAGAGTCTGAAACTTTCAGCAATTATCAGGAGTTGTTCCAGAACTTACAACAAACCAGAGCATTTAGTACTAAAACTAAGCATAAATCTTGCCCAATTGCATCATTAACAGAGTCAGACCATGAAAATCACTTTGAATGCATATACCAAAATGTAAAAATCACCTCGAGTGCAGAAACAATATTTATCATTCAGATAGCAACATGAGCAACAGCCACAGTAACTGCATATCCAAGCCATGACAAGTCTTTTGCAGCCCAAATCTCCAACACCCAAAAAAGGCTGCTAACTGAACGATGCATCACTACCATTCACAAAGAGATACGAGTCATTCAAACGACAACGCTAATGAACACTCCATCGGTACTGCCTTAACATAGAAATAAGTCACTCAAACAGCCAATGGCGGTGAACGCTCCATTGGTACTGCCTTAACATAAACAGCCAAATGACGATGCTCTAGCTTCTAACGAATGCTCCATCAGTACAGCCTTAACATAGAAATGAACGGGTCGGTGATAGAAAGATCAGATGCTTCTTTGTACCAACATAAATGGCCTGCCACACGCCCAGAGACTTCAAAGGAAGGATTGTCCACAACCTGAGTGGCCCACATTCTCTTCGAAGCCAACGGCTGGAGTTTGCACATGGCCTCACTCATCGCCACAGAATCCGGACGGGCCAGCACGAATGTCACCTTCTGCAGCAGCACAGCTCTCCCAAGGACCAGCTTCAGGAACCCAACCTCGTTTGTCCCCCCGGTGAACTGATCGAACACCACCCTCTTGACACGCGACTGCACGCATCCGATCGGACCGACCCGCTGCCAGAAGGTGGAATTGAGCCTATCCCTTACCTTGACTTCACCATGGTCATCATAGTAGTCAGTGTCATTGTCGGACTGCAAAATCAAAGTGTGCCATTCAATTCATTGAAAGATGGAACAAACCAAGCAGTCAAAATGGTGATGATGCAAATTGTGAAGGCAGAGAGAGGGTAAAAAGTAAACTCACAGCCATAATGTGTAAGGTCTCTACTTCAGGGAAGCATCTCAAGAAGCCCAGCAAAGTTTTCACTTCAGCAGCGACTCTGAAACGCACCTTGAGAGCTAACACCTTGACGCTTGGAACCACTGTACTTGGGCAAACCTTTGTCACCCCAGCCTGCAAAGCGATCAAACTGATAGTTTAATTCAAGCCAGCTACCACTAGAAGATCGCTcaattttgatttttgaaaaggaaAGATCACTCAAATTGATTGTCTAATTCAATGCAAGTCAAACAAGGCACCAATCAAAGATCACTGGGAGAAATTTGACGACCTTGATGATGGTGTCGCCGATCTCAAGCACGTGCTTGGCCGTGTCCAAGTAGCCGAGCACGGCGAGCTGAGGAGCACAGCCAATTTTGACCTTGATGGTGGTTCCAGGCCCAGTGGGATTCGTGCAGTAGATGATGAGCCGCTGCAGGTGCGGGGCGGCCATGGCGCTGACCTCGTCCACAAGGGAATGCCAGAGCACCATGCAACGGAGGCTTTGGTGGAGGACGCGGACGCGGTTGGGGAGGCAGAAGGTGCCGATGAGCGCCAAGATCTCCAGCTTGGGGCTGCAAGCGAGCATGTAGTCGAGATCGCGCTCCAGGGTGATGCCGTGACAGATGCCGAGCTCCTGGAGGTCGGGGAAGACGCCGGGGCCGCGCGGGAGGTCGACGGTGAAAGGGAAGAGCCAGAGGCCGAGGTAGAGGCGGCGGAGCGAGGCGCCGCAGCTGAGGAGGGACGGCGGTAGCTGCACGGGCATCGCTCCACGGGAGCAAGGGTCGTTGGCGAGGATGAGATCCTCCACGCCCTTGTCGGCGAGGAGGCGGAGCCACTCGGCGAGGAGCGCGTCCTTGTTGGACTCGTCGATGAGGTTGTGGACGAGCCGGACGGAGCGGAAGGGGCCCGGGTGGGAGGCGAGGACGCGGAACGCCGCGGCGGCGTCCGGGAGGAGGTGGGCGTCGTCGAGGACGAGCGGGGCGGCGCGCCAGAGGCCGCGCCAGCGCTGGGAGAGCGCGCCGGTGCGGGCAGCGTCCTTGACGGGGAGGCGGGAGACGACATTGCAAAGGAGGTCGTTTGGGAGAGCGCTGATGcggtcctcgccgccgccgtcctggtcagaggtggaggtggaggcggagagggaggcggtggcGGAAACCGGGGAGGCTGGAAGGCAGGAGTGCATGAGTTGCTCGACCCAGAGGGGCGGATCCatggcgtcgggcggcggcggggagcagcTGGCTGGTGTGCCCTTGCTTCCGACCAATGCGAAGTGAGATGCTCACTCACTTGCTAGGGT is drawn from Triticum dicoccoides isolate Atlit2015 ecotype Zavitan chromosome 6B, WEW_v2.0, whole genome shotgun sequence and contains these coding sequences:
- the LOC119324229 gene encoding F-box/LRR-repeat protein At3g26922-like, which encodes MDPPLWVEQLMHSCLPASPVSATASLSASTSTSDQDGGGEDRISALPNDLLCNVVSRLPVKDAARTGALSQRWRGLWRAAPLVLDDAHLLPDAAAAFRVLASHPGPFRSVRLVHNLIDESNKDALLAEWLRLLADKGVEDLILANDPCSRGAMPVQLPPSLLSCGASLRRLYLGLWLFPFTVDLPRGPGVFPDLQELGICHGITLERDLDYMLACSPKLEILALIGTFCLPNRVRVLHQSLRCMVLWHSLVDEVSAMAAPHLQRLIIYCTNPTGPGTTIKVKIGCAPQLAVLGYLDTAKHVLEIGDTIIKAGVTKVCPSTVVPSVKVLALKVRFRVAAEVKTLLGFLRCFPEVETLHIMASDNDTDYYDDHGEVKVRDRLNSTFWQRVGPIGCVQSRVKRVVFDQFTGGTNEVGFLKLVLGRAVLLQKVTFVLARPDSVAMSEAMCKLQPLASKRMWATQVVDNPSFEVSGRVAGHLCWYKEASDLSITDPFISMLRLY